In Coffea arabica cultivar ET-39 chromosome 9e, Coffea Arabica ET-39 HiFi, whole genome shotgun sequence, the genomic window TAGCAGATTTGGATGAGTGATGATCCTCCAAATCTGTTTAGCTGGTAAGGCTTTGTTGAAACTCTGGATATCCTTGAATCCTAGTCCACCTTCCTTCTTATCCTTGGTCATTTTCTTCCAGGATACCCAATGAATCTTGTTCCTGTTGTCTTGTTCTCCCCGCCAATAATTGGCCATCAGTGCACATATTTCTTTACACAGCTTACAATGTAATTTGAAACAAGCCATAGTGTAGGTTGGCATTGCTGTTGCCACTGACTTACTTAGAATTTCCTTGCCTGCTGAGCTTAGAAATTTGTTCTTCCAATTCTGCATTCTTCTTCTGATGTTATCCTCAATGTACCCAAAAATCAGTTCCTTTGTTCTGGTGATGACCATTGCTAAGCCTAAATATTTCCCTTAGGTCACTGGCTGTATGTGAAACCCACGACCATTGGCACCGATTTTATTaccttatttttttatttattgtttttatttctctctcaataattaaaaagataaagttgcaaagtaaaaaaaaataaaataaaataaaataactgtAGGATGGGATCAGGGGTACTAATATAAATAGTGTtaggtttagggttttattaaAACCCTAGACAGAAAAAAAATAAGCCCAACCTTACTTTTCTTTCGTCTGCCACCCTAGAGCAAGAGCCGTCAAAGAAGAGAGAAGGAGAAGCAGGCAACATCGTCACTCGATCCAACGACTAGGCACCTAAACCTATAAGTCTCGAGTTTACGCAAGAAATCTCTCTTTAAGTTTAGTAGATGTATTAATTACTCTAGGAATTTTATGGACATGTATTGTCACTATGTGGGTGTagatatatatgttttgataaAATTCGTATCTGGATTACTAGAAATAGAGGGGTTGATTTTAATCCTGAGATTAGAAGGTGTTTgaatcttttttaaaaaaaatggggaAAAGAAGAGCAGTGGCTGCTGCCGCTACTCTGTTTTGGCTTGGCGTTGTTTCTGTAAcgccacacacacacacacccacaCGCACACGAAAAAGAAAGAATGGGGGGCCGCCATCTCTGGTGGCCGAGAAAGAATTTGCTAACGTTGGCCAAAAAGaccgaagaaaaaaaaaattatttgatgtCGCCAGCACTGGCTGGCGACAATGAATAAAGGAATGGTTGGCCTTTCGGCCAACCAATGGGAGCAAAGGGGTTGCCAGCAAGTCTGGCGACCATGGTCAGAATGGTTGGCCTTTTGGCCAACCATGGACCCCACccataattagaaaaaaaagggaatgtatacataataataataataataataatagtaataataataataaacaaaaataaataagtaaaaagGGAGGCAATTTAAGCTTGGACCAAACTACAGTATAAAGATTTAGTAAGTGCTTAATAAATAGATTTTAGATATAACTAGTCCATTTTTATAGTATATCGTGAATAATAAAATGCAAGACCCAATTTAAGGCAATTGTTAAAATGGAAGGGTTAGTCATGTAAAGTTATACTTAGCTAATTGCGTATAAGATATTTTAATGGAAACCCAAAACATTTTAATCTAGCTGTATTAAGCCAATTAGACAAGGTAAGATAAGTGCTAAATTGTCACCCGAAATGTTAGAatcacaataataataataatagtaataataatactgaataattatcttcttttaaattaggaaactttacaaaaagaaGAACCTTTTTCAATTAAGAAACTTTCTGAATAAGGAAACCTTACAAATGAACACTTTCCAAGTTAAGAGactttctaaaaatagaaacttgCCAAAAATGGAAAGCATCCAACCTAAGGAAAATACTATTAGGGTCTGTATAATGGTCGAGATACGAATAGTTTACTTACTTAGAGGTGGTATATTTA contains:
- the LOC113710076 gene encoding uncharacterized mitochondrial protein AtMg00310-like — encoded protein: MVITRTKELIFGYIEDNIRRRMQNWKNKFLSSAGKEILSKSVATAMPTYTMACFKLHCKLCKEICALMANYWRGEQDNRNKIHWVSWKKMTKDKKEGGLGFKDIQSFNKALPAKQIWRIITHPNLLANKVFKAKYFSKGNIQSCKVPNNASWFWQCIMGVRGDISWGVWKRMGNGKNTKIWEDR